The following are encoded together in the Lactuca sativa cultivar Salinas chromosome 1, Lsat_Salinas_v11, whole genome shotgun sequence genome:
- the LOC111915189 gene encoding lipoxygenase 2, chloroplastic yields MLNSQINQFQSFHNLVTLQKPFLARAIDATHHSSSSAYSHTTLLQPTTTKKSNATPTRRSSAGKIKSRLFTDLLKLEKTKVTGVIHTKSTYLHSLEPSRLLDDAASLLYSSVKLEFVFHELDSEGKPRKKTVKAPYDHFGGQYTFEFDVNDDFGEIGAVLVENDYRNKIYIQKIEVDKPKKVTFTCNSWVHSSYDNDQRRIFFADKCYLPSKTPNALRSLRKKDLEFIRGTGEGERKAFERIYDYDVYNDLGDPDNKKSDLARPVLGGKKFPYPRRCRTGRKMSSKDPLTETRSSDPFYVPIDEDFSEIKSVSFGARTLYNLLIGVIPRLGTAFTEKDEDFRLFQDIESLFDEGVVINGTDKHVASVLPRIVHEVVDAVDDLLKFDPPETLQRDTFFWLRDDEFSRQMLAGINPCSIQLVTEWPLMSKLDPKVYGPPESAITKEIVERVIGGFMTFEEALEQKKLFVLDYHDLLLPYVNRTRDLDGMTLYGSRTLMFLTPAGTLTPVAIELTRPSSEWQPQWKHVYTPSLGATGSWLWKIAKAHVLSHDSGIHQLVSHWLRTHCATEPYIIATHRNLSTMHPIARLLHPHFRYTLKINALARQSLINAGGVIESTFSPGKYCMQLSSDVYDQLWRFDHEALPADLISRGMAVEDPTEPHGLKLTIEDYPYANDGLILWDAIKQWVTSFVNNYYPQASLVESDEELQAWWHEIRTVGHGDKKDEPWWPQLKTQDDLIGIVSTIIWVTSGQHSAVNFGQYEYAGYFPNRPTIARTKMPNDDPTDKEWQIFLDRPEAALLKCFPSKSQATKVMAVLNVLSTHATDEEYIGKTAEGPFEAEPAIQVAYEEFRERIEEMERTIEKNNANRNLRNRSGAGLLPYKLLKPSSGPGPTGEGVPNSISI; encoded by the exons atgttgAATTCTCAGATCAACCAATTTCAGTCTTTCCATAACTTAGTCACACTCCAAAAGCCCTTCTTAGCCAGAGCTATTGACGCCACCCACCACTCCTCCTCCTCCGCCTACTCCCATACCACTCTCCTCCAGCCCACGACCACAAAGAAATCCAATGCCACACCCACTCGACGTAGCTCAGCTGGTAAAATAAAATCCCGCTTGTTTACTGATCTTCTTAAACTTGAAAAGACCAAAGTCACTGGTGTCATCCACACCAAATCAACATATCTACACAGTCTAGAACCTAGCCGCCTTCTTGACGACGCTGCTAGTTTGCTTTATTCTTCCGTGAAGCTCGAGTTCGTTTTTCATGAACTTGATT CCGAAGGTAAGCCGAGGAAGAAGACAGTGAAAGCACCCTATGATCACTTTGGTGGGCAATACACCTTCGAGTTTGACGTCAATGATGATTTTGGGGAGATCGGAGCTGTGTTGGTTGAGAATGACTACCGCAATAAGATATATATACAGAAAATTGAAGTTGACAAACCTAAAAAAGTTACCTTCACATGTAATTCATGGGTTCATTCCAGTTATGATAACGATCAGAGGAGGATCTTCTTCGCTGACAAG TGTTACCTGCCATCGAAAACGCCAAATGCCCTCAGGTCGCTGAGAAAGAAAGATTTGGAGTTCATTCGAGGCACTGGTGAAGGAGAGCGTAAAGCTTTCGAGAGGATTTACGATTACGATGTATACAACGACCTTGGAGATCCCGACAATAAGAAATCAGATCTTGCACGGCCGGTGCTCGGTGGCAAGAAATTTCCTTACCCTAGGCGCTGCCGTACTGGTCGGAAAATGTCATCTAAAG ATCCGCTGACTGAGACAAGATCTTCAGACCCGTTTTATGTACCAATTGATGAAGACTTTTCAGAGATAAAGTCGGTATCATTTGGAGCGAGGACTTTGTACAACTTGCTGATTGGTGTTATACCCCGTCTAGGCACCGCTTTTACAGAAAAAGACGAAGACTTTCGTTTATTCCAGGATATAGAGTCCCTTTTTGACGAAGGAGTTGTTATTAATGGTACTGATAAACATGTTGCAAGTGTTTTGCCTAGAATTGTCCATGAGGTTGTTGACGCCGTGGATGACCTTCTCAAGTTTGATCCACCTGAAACACTCCAGA GGGACACGTTCTTTTGGCTCCGTGATGATGAATTCAGTCGACAAATGCTTGCTGGTATCAATCCTTGCAGCATACAGTTGGTTACG GAATGGCCATTGATGAGTAAATTGGACCCTAAAGTTTACGGGCCACCTGAATCAGCAATCACCAAGGAGATTGTTGAGCGGGTGATTGGAGGTTTCATGACTTTCGAGGAG GCTTTGGAACAAAAGAAATTATTCGTGTTGGATTACCATGATCTACTATTGCCATACGTAAATAGAACAAGAGATCTTGATGGGATGACTCTATATGGTTCAAGGACTTTAATGTTCCTTACTCCTGCTGGAACGTTGACCCCAGTTGCCATAGAGTTGACTCGACCGTCTTCAGAATGGCAACCACAGTGGAAGCATGTCTACACACCTTCTTTGGGTGCCACTGGTTCTTGGCTATGGAAGATAGCCAAAGCTCATGTCCTTTCTCATGATTCCGGTATTCACCAGCTTGTTAGCCATTG GCTAAGAACTCACTGCGCAACTGAGCCTTACATCATTGCCACCCACCGTAATCTTAGCACAATGCATCCTATTGCACGACTACTCCACCCTCATTTTCGTTACACCTTGAAAATAAACGCCCTAGCTCGACAATCTCTCATTAATGCCGGTGGTGTTATAGAGTCCACATTCTCTCCTGGAAAATATTGTATGCAACTTTCTTCTGACGTCTATGATCAGTTGTGGCGTTTTGATCACGAGGCACTTCCAGCTGACTTGATAAGCAG GGGTATGGCTGTTGAAGATCCTACTGAACCACATGGTTTGAAACTAACAATCGAGGACTATCCATATGCAAACGACGGTCTAATCCTTTGGGATGCCATCAAACAGTGGGTTACGTCTTTTGTCAACAACTACTACCCACAAGCAAGTCTCGTAGAATCTGATGAAGAGCTTCAAGCATGGTGGCATGAGATTCGAACAGTTGGTCATGGCGATAAGAAAGATGAACCATGGTGGCCACAACTCAAAACCCAAGATGATTTGATTGGAATCGTGTCAACTATCATATGGGTTACTTCTGGCCAACATTCCGCTGTGAACTTCGGACAATACGAGTATGCTGGTTATTTCCCTAACCGGCCAACCATCGCTAGAACCAAGATGCCTAACGATGACCCAACAGATAAAGAGTGGCAGATATTCCTAGACCGGCCTGAGGCTGCGTTGTTGAAATGCTTCCCTTCCAAATCGCAAGCTACCAAAGTCATGGCAGTTCTAAACGTTTTATCGACTCATGCCACTGATGAGGAGTACATCGGTAAAACTGCAGAGGGTCCATTTGAGGCGGAGCCAGCTATACAGGTCGCGTATGAAGAGTTTCGTGAAAGGATTGAAGAGATGGAACGCACCATAGAGAAAAATAATGCCAATCGCAATTTAAGAAACCGAAGTGGTGCAGGGTTGCTTCCATACAAGCTTCTCAAGCCTTCTTCGGGACCTGGTCCTACCGGAGAAGGTGTTCCAAACAGCATCTCCATCTAG